The following coding sequences are from one Haliotis asinina isolate JCU_RB_2024 chromosome 3, JCU_Hal_asi_v2, whole genome shotgun sequence window:
- the LOC137278856 gene encoding uncharacterized protein has translation MTTQGKGTIQDSTEEYHSQIAVLMSPAIAVMGMMMLVGFFGNILVIYIYAVRLKRSTTHLFITALAVADTVVCIVCIPVEIVVVRYLYSFDIPWLCRVFRTIVLACVITSISVLISIAVHRYKRVCTPFKSQISLKRAKIAVGVGCLVAITLASPSMVILGRKTVNRTVIGYACATDDSMVNTPFPGLFNGMQLLIAVISISTITTLYALILKRIRAQKRYREGMNPNSISRKACSTQSDEASSVTDTVITSTRESTLTSAQSDITTSDDMATSSRDNAVTSTPQKLPSGDDTITSTDDTTTSPMNKNRRKVAKVDSGLKNGTHKTTFMMFIITAVFILSFVPHLALMATRAVQKHTYDHLEGVPLALYNLFFRTFFINSVSNPIIYGFMSDKFRTQAKLVFRRMCCKKERNRLESEITPVVHQPVFTMRTQGKGTIQDSTEEYHSQIAVLMSPAIAVMGMMMLVGFFGNILVIYIYAVRLKRSTTHLFITALAVADTVVCIVCIPVEIVVVRYLYSFDIPWLCRVLRTIVLACVITSTSVLISIAVHRYKRVCTPFKSQISLKRAKIAVGVGCLVAITLASPSMVILGRKTVNRTVIGYACATDDSMVKTPFPGLFNGMQLLIAVISISTITTLYALILKRIRAQKRYREGMNPNSIPRKTCSTQSDEASSVTDTVITSTRESTLTSAQSDITTSDDMATSSRDNAVTSTPQELPSGDDTITWTDDTTTSPMNKNRRKVAKVDNGLKNGTHKTTFMMFIITAVFILSFVPHLALMATRAVQKHTYDHLEGVPLALYNLFLRTYFINSVSNPIIYGFMSDKFRSQAKLVFRRMCCKK, from the exons ATGACAACGCAGGGTAAAGGTACGATACAGGACAGCACTGAAGAATACCACTCTCAGATAGCGGTGCTTATGTCCCCTGCCATTGCCGTGATGGGGATGATGATGCTGGTCGGTTTCTTTGGCAACATCCTGGTGATCTATATCTATGCTGTCAGACTGAAGAGAAGCACCACGCACCTGTTCATCACCGCCTTGGCTGTTGCTGACACCGTTGTGTGCATTGTGTGTATTCCAGTAGAAATTGTAGTAGTGCGTTATCTGTACTCCTTCGATATCCCATGGCTCTGCAGGGTATTCCGGACGATTGTCCTAGCATGTGTGATCACTTCCATATCTGTGCTTATATCCATCGCCGTTCACAGATACAAAAGGGTATGCACTCCTTTCAAGTCTCAGATTTCTCTCAAAAGAGCGAAAATCGCAGTTGGTGTTGGTTGTCTTGTTGCAATAACTCTTGCGTCACCTTCAATGGTCATTTTAGGAAGGAAGACAGTCAACAGAACTGTGATCGGCTACGCATGCGCTACAGATGACAGTATGGTCAATACCCCATTCCCAGGACTCTTCAACGGGATGCAACTTCTTATTGCCGTTATCTCCATATCAACTATTACTACCCTTTATGCGCTGATTCTGAAGAGAATCCGTGCACAGAAAAGGTATAGGGAAGGGATGAATCCAAACAGTATCTCTCGCAAGGCGTGTTCAACACAGTCAGATGAAGCGTCATCTGTGACCGACACAGTGATTACGTCAACACGCGAAAGCACATTGACATCAGCACAGAGTGACATAACGACTAGTGATGACATGGCGACGTCATCGCGCGACAACGCTGTAACATCAACACCTCAAAAGTTACCGTCGGGTGATGATACGATCACCTCGACCGACGATACGACGACATCGCCAATGAACAAAAACAGAAGAAAGGTTGCGAAAGTAGACAGCGGACTCAAGAACGGGACACACAAGACCACGTTTATGATGTTCATCATCACGGCTGTTTTCATTCTCAGCTTTGTTCCTCATCTCGCTCTGATGGCGACACGAGCCGTCCAGAAACACACGTACGATCACCTAGAGGGGGTGCCACTGGCTCTGTATAACCTTTTCTTCAGAACTTTTTTCATCAACTCTGTGTCCAATCCAATCATATACGGGTTCATGAGTGACAAATTCCGAACACAGGCAAAGCTTGTGTTCAGGCGGATGTGTTGTAAGAA AGAAAGAAACAGATTAGAGAGTGAGATTACACCAGTCGTACACCAGCCAGTC TTCACCATGAGAACGCAGGGTAAAGGTACGATACAGGACAGCACTGAAGAATACCACTCTCAGATAGCGGTGCTTATGTCCCCTGCCATTGCCGTGATGGGGATGATGATGCTGGTCGGTTTCTTTGGCAACATCCTGGTGATCTATATCTATGCTGTCAGACTGAAGAGAAGCACCACGCACCTGTTCATCACCGCCTTGGCTGTTGCTGACACCGTTGTGTGCATTGTGTGTATTCCAGTAGAAATTGTAGTAGTGCGTTATCTGTACTCCTTCGATATCCCATGGCTCTGCAGGGTGCTCCGGACGATTGTCCTAGCATGTGTGATCACTTCCACATCTGTGCTTATATCCATCGCCGTTCACAGATACAAAAGGGTATGCACTCCTTTCAAGTCTCAGATTTCTCTCAAAAGAGCGAAAATCGCAGTTGGTGTTGGTTGTCTTGTTGCAATAACTCTTGCGTCACCTTCAATGGTCATTTTAGGAAGGAAGACAGTCAACAGAACTGTGATCGGCTACGCATGCGCTACAGATGACAGTATGGTCAAAACCCCATTCCCAGGACTCTTTAACGGGATGCAACTTCTTATTGCCGTTATCTCCATATCAACTATTACTACCCTTTATGCGCTGATTCTGAAGAGAATCCGTGCACAGAAAAGGTATAGGGAAGGGATGAATCCAAACAGTATCCCTCGCAAGACGTGTTCAACACAGTCAGATGAAGCGTCATCTGTGACCGACACAGTGATTACGTCAACACGCGAAAGCACATTGACATCAGCACAGAGTGACATAACGACTAGTGATGACATGGCGACGTCATCGCGCGACAACGCTGTAACATCAACACCTCAAGAGTTACCGTCGGGTGATGATACGATCACCTGGACCGACGATACGACGACATCGCCAATGAACAAAAACAGAAGAAAGGTTGCGAAAGTAGACAACGGACTCAAGAACGGGACACACAAGACCACGTTTATGATGTTCATCATCACGGCTGTTTTCATTCTCAGCTTTGTTCCTCATCTCGCTCTGATGGCGACACGAGCCGTCCAGAAACACACGTACGATCACCTAGAGGGGGTGCCACTGGCTCTGTATAACCTTTTCCTCAGAACATATTTCATCAACTCTGTGTCCAATCCAATCATATACGGGTTCATGAGTGACAAATTCCGATCACAGGCAAAGCTTGTGTTCAGGCGGATGTGTTGTAAGAAGTAA